gggggggggggtacgacaTTTAGCGGCGCACCGCGGACACAGGCTGCTGCGGTGATGTAAAGGAGCGCTACGGTTTCACTCCATCTTCGATGGGGATGGGTCGCAACGCCCACCTCCGTATCGCGGGGCAGCCAGGGACGTGCCTGCGGCGCAGATAAGCCAGGTCCGGCGAGGAAAACACATGGGTGTAGCTCGCAGATAAGAAACCGTTGAGGTCTGCGTCTGAGCGCGTGGCATCCACGTGCGGTTTTTCCGTTGTTGGGAGCGCGTCGCGCTCGTCTTTACACCTTACACGAGCAGACCCTGCGCGAGGCGCATCAATACGTCCCCGCCAGCTTCTGCTGCTGTTTTGACCAAGTGTTGCGTTGCGTTTGACCTGCGCGGCGTctgggtttcgggggggggggggggggacgcgcgcacgcgcgcacgcgcacgcacgcgcacgcacattgTTGCAGGATGTTGCGTAGGTCCTTGTTTGTGGGCGTATATTTCCCGCCCGCGAACAAGTGTGTGTGAAACTTGCACCCGCGTTGCTCCACCCTTCCACTGATACCCATAGAGGAAAGTAAACAGTTTCGTGCCCTCGCCTTATCTCCCCCGATGCACGCGCGCAGCCGGGTAACTCCGTGACAAGTTGCCCAGAGGGGCAGAAGAGAGGCAATCAGATGCAGCCGAGGGCAGGTTGCACTCCAGTTATGAAGGCGAAACACAGAAGGCCTGAGTCTTTCTGTTCACAGAGCAAGACAAAAGGATGACATGTGATCACCTGAACCGAGTCTTGGTCATTTGCATGTTACTCTGCGCCCAGGCAGCGGTCACCGTCCCCGGCGCAGAGGATTTCCAAAAGAAaggtaagaagaagaagaaacgcaCAACCCCCTGCATGTTGACGTCTGCCGTGTAAGATGAAGCAGATGAACCCAGCACATTACTGTAACTGGGGTCTCGGGTGTAGTAATGATTTCGGTTGCAAGTCACAGTAGTGGCTCAGCTGCTGCTGTTCCGGGTGAATTAACTGACTTTAAACCCGAGACTGTTGGGACTGTTGTTGTTGTGTGCGCATGCGTTACGGGGAGACGTTGGCTCACTTCTTACCCACGGTTCACCTTTGTGATCTTGTACTACATGCCTGGGTGCCATATCTAACTGTCAAACTTGCCTTAATGGTGGAAAAAATGATAGGCAAGCCAAAACCTATGGCTTTCACCGTGGTCGTTTTTTATAATTATATTTGGGCCAGTTGTTCGGTGTTGACATGACAGGAGAGATGGGTGGGGGGCAACAAAATGTCCTGGGCCTATATCTGTAAGCTGGTGTGATGGCACCTTGGTCTCTTCTTCCCCTTTTCCTTTTCATCGTTCAAGTATTGACATTttgacaccccccaccccaccctcccaaATCCACACTATCCACCCCTCAGTGTCTCTGGTGCTGCACGAGGAGTCAGAGAACCCCAAGTGCTTCGCTGAGGGCAAGACGGATCTCACATGCTTctgggaggaggacgaggagaggGCCGGCTCTGTTGATCAGtacaccttcacatacacctaCCAGTGAGTTGCATGTAGAACAGTCCCAGTTTTGTGATCGGTACCCCTTCACATACACCGACGGGTTAGTTGCATGTAGAACAGCCCCAGTTTTGTGATCAGtacaccttcacatacacctaCGGGTTAGTTGCATGTAGAACAGCCCCAGTTTTGTGATCGGTACCACTTCACATACACCTACGGGTTAGTTGCATGTAGAACAGCCCCAGTTTTGTGATCGGTACCCCTTCACATACACCTAGAGGTTAGTTGCATGTAGAACAGCCCCAGTTTTGTGATCGGTACCCCTTCACATACACCTACCAGTGAGTTGCATGTAGAACAGCCCCAGTTTTGTGATCGGtacaccttcacatacacctaCCAGTGAGTTGCATGTAGAACAGCCCCAGTTTTGTGATCAGtacaccttcacatacacctaCCAGTGAGTTGCATGTAGAACAGTCCCAGTTTTGTGATCGGTACCCCTTCACATACACCGACGGGTTAGTTGCATGTAGAACAGCCCCAGTTTTGTGATCGGTACCCCTTCACATACACCTAGAGGTTAGTTGCATGTAGAACAGCCCCAGTTTTGTGATCGGTACCCCTTCACATACACCTAGAGGTTAGTTGCATGTAGAACAGCCCCAGTTTTGTGATCGGTACCCCTTCACATACACCTACGGGTTAGTTGCATGTAGAACAGCCCCAGTTTTGTGATCGGTACCCCTTCACATACACCTAGAGGTTAGTTGCATGTAGAACAGCCCCAGTTTTGTGATCGGTACCCCTTCACATACACCTAGAGGTTAGTTGCATGTAGAACAGCCCCAGTTTTGTGATCGGTACCCCTTCACATACACCTACCAGTGAGTTGCATGTAGAACAGCCCCAGTTTTGTGATCAGtacaccttcacatacacctaGAGGTTAGTTGCATGTAGAACAGCCCCAGTTGTGTGTTTTACCTTGACTAAGTGTTTAAATGCATGATGCAAACTCTCTCCATTGGTATGTTAAAAATTCGTATAGTGGTCTCGTTTCAACCCGCTGAACATGACACGTGGAGAACCTGCAGATAAAGTGGCGTGTTACTAACCTCGTGTCCCACCTCCTCTGTGTGTACCAGAAATGAAAACAGCAGCCGGTGTCCAGTGAGCGTCCTCACCACAGTGGGTGGTAAAAGGCTGTACGTGTGCCAGCTTAACCAGACACAGCTGTTCGTCCAAATGGACATCCAAGTGCACCGGGACAGTCTGCTGATCCATAGCCGCAGCCTCCTCATTGAGCTTGCTTGTAAGTCATCCTGGTAaacggcaaaaaaagaaaaagaaaagctggTGACGTTCATGGTAAAGTGCTGTTTTCTCTCAGCTGCAGGTTGATGCTACGGTAGGGTTATCCCCTCTCAAAAGACTCTAGGACTCGTCTATTGGAAACACGGTGTATCTTTACACACCAAGTACACTTTGGACACCGAGTTGGACCGAAATCCTGCACATAATACACAACACAATGTTGGAATATGCCCTGCTCGAAATGTTGCACATGACATCCCTGCATGGGAAATTATTTCAACAGTGTCTCAACGGCTTGCAGACTTCCGCCGAAGcagataactgtgtgtgtgtgtgtgtgtgtgtgtgtgtgtgtgtgtcttatttcaTTGGAATGACCCACCTCATGTCTCCCTGCGCCACAGTTCTGCTAGACCCACCTACTAATGTGACGGTGAAGAGCACGGATCAGCAGGGTCAGCTGAAGGTGACATGGGTGCCCCCTCCCCTCAAGTACATGATTGACAGCATGATGTACGAGGTCAGCTACGCTACGGCCGACAGCAACGTGGGACTGGTAcggctgagccccccccccccacccttatataacCTGCCGTCGCACCTTAGTTACCCGTGTTAGTAGCACAGCCAGAAaacgggaggaagaggagggtggtttttgggagggagggggttaTATTAGACTCTCAGTGGCTCACCTGCTTGTTTATCCTGGCTACGGGAAGAGAAGTGGAGGCGAAGCGTTTGGGTGCAGACTATGGAGGTGTAGGGAAAGAATGGGAGAAGTGTGTTATTTTACTGCAGGCTGTGGATTTGGGAAAGTGCGACATGCCGTTGGAACTAATCACAAACTTACTAATTTACCTAGTGTTTATACTGTGATCATCGCCGCCCACTATGACAAAATCCTCATTTTTGGACAATTGTAACATCACTTTCAGGAGAATGGTAGCCAGATTATGCAGTGAAGAGTCGAGTCGTGGCTTTACAAcactatcatgtgtgtgtgtgtgtgtgtgtgtaggtgggggggggggattacatcaGCACCAAGTACAGTTTCATCGCTGAGTCAGAAATCCAGTGGTGTTTCGAaatagtaaaaataaataaataaataaattgatccCTTGTTAAGAGTGGCATAATAGTATTGTACTCCCCCCATATGAAGATGGACTTAAATGAAACCATGAAAAATTACTACGGTATTTGCTGTCATTATTTCAGTCGCATAGTATTTGTCTAGAGTAGGATGTGTACTTACAGCATTACTATAGAAATAAGCTACTTTTACTGCAGTGTTTTAATAGTAATGTGATGAGGGAAAAACCCCACAGAAAATACTTCagtcattttcttgttttttttctttctatgattCAACTATAGTCCATTTTCGTCCCGGATTATTGATGAATGGTAAACACGTGGCGCTGATGAGCATTTCTGCTCCGCTTTTAGGTGGAGGTGGTACATGCCAGGTCAGAGCTGATGCTGCGAGGCCTGCAGCCCGGTACCCAGTACAATGTACGTGTTCGAGTAAAGCTGGATGGACTAAGTTACAACGGCTACTGGAGCACCTGGACTGACCCCGTCTCCTTGAACACACTGCCTGCAGGTGGGGATTTTCCTTTATAAGCCAAATCATGCAAATATATATTTCTTGCAGCTCGAGCCACAATCTCTAAACAGCCAAATCTGGATTAGGGCGAATCTGAGGAATCCAGCTCTACTTCTGGGTTACATCACTACACTTCATGTTAGCGTCCTTTACGTTATTCTATAAATTTCTTTGCTCTGTTTCGCTTTGTTTGTCATGATCGTGCCTTGCGTTTCACCCCGTTGTGGTGATTTCGTGTCTCCTCTAGACGTGGACCCACTCATTGTGTCCCTGACTCTCAGCTCTCTCATCTTCGCTCTGCTGTCGCTCGCCATGCTCCTGTCTCATCGCAGGTCAGACATGCCCGCATGCattcagggacacacacacacacacacacatatcaccacAATGATCACAAACAAACACTAATAATGACGTGTAAAGGCAAACGTGCTTGATCTATGATTCTTATTTCATTTCAAGGTTCCTGACCGAGAAGATTTGGCCCGCCATTCCAAACCCTGAGAGCAAGTTTCCAGGTCTATTTACTGTTTATGGCGGGGACTTTCAGGTATGAAAAACCACTGCTTTCAGGACTACATTATCAAAGTCTGTATCAAAACAGTTTATAAGAAGCCCACCCTGTTGCCGTTTCTATGTCACAATTTTGGAGTGAAACATTTCATCTGgtttttaaaagattttttaaacCCATTTCTCTCCCCGTAGGAATGGTTAGGCCAGACCAATGGAGGCTTGTGGTCGAGTCcaactattttctgtactgaaGAATGCCCCTCCGCCCTGGAGGTCCTCTCAGAGGTCAGCTTGAGCCCCCTACCCCCCTTCCCAGTTCTGCTACCCAAGGCCCCTAGGGCCTTTGCCAtgggggtggaggaggagaagaaagatGATGGGAGAAAAATAGAGGATAAAACGTTGAGAAGGGTAGATTCAGCACTgctggacagatggagagagatgccCCATGACCATTGGCTGATGGACCAGTTAAGGGCACTCAACCAGCATCCTGTTCCCTGCTCCCAGTCTTCTCTGCTGGAGTCCCAAGATGCCTATGTCACCCTCAGCGGCAACAACCACGGTGGAGACGAgcacctggatgacatccttgaGGAGACCTTGCCTCTGGAGATACTCTTCGCGTCCAGGGGGAAACTGTCATCTGAATCTCACTCTGACCTGGGATCTTTACAGCAGAGCTCCGGGTCAGGTCGCCTGTCATCCCAGTCCAGTTTTGAGTACCCAAACCACACCTGGCCCCCCAAAGGCCCCGGGTACACTTACATGGCCGTGGCAGACTCTGGGGTCTCTATGGATTACAGCCCCATGAGCTCCAGCCGGATAGAAGACATTGGGAAAGTGGTTATCTATGCCAACGAGTATAAGAACGAGATCCCAGCCCACAGAAGACCCTTGCTAACAAGGCAGCATCATGTTGACTATGGCTGTTGACCAACCGCTAGGTGAGGCAGGAGGCTGCAAACTGACTGAGACTTGGACATGGAGCAGGTTACAAAAGAATCTAAAGGAAATTTGGATTATTCACCAAAGCTGCAAAGGCTTTCAGTGGCTGCCCCTTGCAAGAGGAATAAGAAAATGAGTTGGTCTCTCATTGAGTTGTCTCCAAGCATGTGCCATTAAAGGCCATTTGTGCCGAGGTCTTCAATCCAATTAAACATCACACTGACTGACTTCAGTACTTGGTTTCACTACCGCTGATTGAAGCTGTGCTAACTGGATGGTGTAGTGTcaaaacatgcatacacatggcCCTCGATGGGACACAACTGGACATGAAGGCTATCACCATAACATAAGCTAAAATTACCCATGAGAAGTTTTGTTTGACATGGACACGTTTCTTCTTCTGCAACATCTGTCTTGTGGCAACATAAGCTTCCATCCACGTGGGACAATATCGTTTCATGCAAATGGCCGCTGTGAGTAACACCAAAACACTGATATTGTGATGCCAATGTAAATGTCTGTGTATCCATCATTGTATCGTGTACAGTATAATCTGTTGGTAAGTTCATAAGGTTTTGTTATCTTAGTGAAGTATAAGTTAACACAGTGAACTTAACAAGTTATTGGCCGATAAGTCAGCTGTGTGTGTACTGGTACTATTTTGGAAGTAAACTATCAAGTTAAAATGCCGACTCTCAACTTTAACGTGAGGTTACTTCAAATCATACCTGATGAAAGAATGGGACTTGAATAAGGGACATTCAAAAGGGCTTTGGCTCCTTATCTGATATACCCGAAAATACTCCCAAGTTAAATATCCCCAAGATAAAGTGGACAGACTTCACTTTAAACCGCGTTATTTTATCTGTGTCCAGTTCCCGGAGACACTTATAAGCTTTGTAAATACATCATGAATGATTTGTCTGTTATGTGATGTGAATAATTTCAGAAAAATAATCACatcactgaattttttttttaccatttcttCGACATGAAACTCTGCATTAAATGAAAAGATGTCTACTGTAAGATGTACAGGAAGGCAGAAAAATAAtgctgtttttctgtttttgtcaaCTAAAGAGGATGAGAATTAGGAAAATTAGTTCCAGAGTTGCCAAGACGTCTGCTTGTTACCATCTTTCTTCTTTCACCGAGTACAGTACAGAATGCATGTCTATATCTAAAGAATGTTAAAAATCAAACATCTGAATTCGTCACAAAACTGGAGTACAACTATAAATaattttcaattttcttttttttttagcttacaaAGAAATGTCCTTGACACAATTAAGCTTGACAAAACCTTGACACCAAAGCAGACTAATGAGTCATGTTTAGCAAAGTACAACACGTTAATGTATGCAGTATTGAAAATCAGCAATCGGCATCCTAAACTATAGCCAGCCTGTGGCTAGTTTACACTTTTGCAAAATTAAGTGCAAAAACTTACGAGATTGACTATGAAGGGGAAATATTCAATTGAAACCCTGCTCAGTATAGTGGAACCATATCAcgcttacaaaaaaacaaaaaaatcaaaaccaCAACTCCAGAGCTAGTTGTTACAAGTTTTTCATTTGATGGTTATACAACTTTTGTCCTACAAATCTTAACTACAAATGATACTCTGTCTTGAAAATCATTTGAAATGACTTTAACTTCATAAGCCATTCTTCCTCAAAACTAAAAGTAACTCTAATTTCCACGTTTTTATCAGATTTTAAAGCACTGGTGTTATTGTGTATATAGAATACTGAGGTTAAATGTCTCGTGTAAGCGATTTTAAAAAATACAGGTTGTCAAATTCTGTGTTCATATTTGTAATTTTAATGAACATGTTCATTAACTCATGTCATTTAAAGTTTAAATCTATTAAACATTTTCATACAATCTACAGCTGCTGTGTTCCTTTAAGTTGAAACAAACGTGAATACAAATTCAAACCAATGTAAACTCCAAGAGGCCATTTTGCAAAATGTTTAACTGCCACTCTTGGGCTACACTGGGAAGCTTGTCCTTACAATCCTTGGTGCAAGTGGCTTCAGTAATGCCAGTCCCAGAAAGGTAAACATGCCACACCTCTTGCAGTCCGGTGGCTGCAGCTCTATAGCTTTCGTCTCGGTCCAAAGTACACCTTACCTGGAAATAACGATCGAGGACGGCAAGGATGGGGTCTTGGGCTGAGGGTTCCCTAACAGTTTGCGCCACCCCAAAGTCTGGCTGGAATGCGGCAATGACTCGGCAGGGGGCTAAGCCTGAGGCCTTTCTCACCAAATCTTGTGTGAGAAATGCAGCTGTGTCATGCAGCAGTGCAGACACATGTGCAATGCAAGActgctccccctggtgaaatctaCTGCAGCTGcatccttctcctggacctcgcaGGTAGCCCTCCAACCTGTCAACTATGatcagtgatggaggtgtgggaGATGTGTTGGGTGACTCATGAAGGGAGGCCACCTGATGCCGCAGCTCCACCATTGTCTTTGGATACGAAAACTTGATtttctgaaagagagagagagagagaatgtgaagttcattttttaaaaataaatgtaaaaatgtaCAGGCCATGATGTAGGCTGCAGCCTTCATCGTGGGGTGTACACTGATTTAATGAAATCGACATTATAGGTGTCTACAAAGAACTACTGGGCAGTTTCCCAGAAAGGGATTAAGTCACAGACTAAAATCCCCTTTTAAACTGGACTAATTCTAATTTACTTTCTGAGTCATGGATTCAAACAGTTCAAGatttatcaaagaaggttgaatcggttcatctgaatacaacgtttattgacagataagtttcatcactcaactaagtgacatcttcagtctgaaccgaggggaggggggggcgcctAAAAATATATCTTTCGCCATCTCAcaatgcaactattccccaatcctctgtgaatagtacacatggccatcgaaactctagttaaaggtcacatccatatttgcatatgaaactgttcgCTGGTTTCGGTTGCTAggcactgtattgcttataaggggtgaggatacccgcagtcagtttagactgaagatgtcacttagttgagtgatgaaacgtatcggccaataaacgttgtgtcctgatgaactgattcaaccttctttgattttcttacctgaattgagcatgcatcaagacagtccAAGATTTAGCCTGATATAGATTTGAATGCTAAATTTTCCAGGTCAAAGATTAGTGTTACTCCTGGAGTAAATCAGGTTTTAAATTAAACTTCAGAGAAGGCAAGTTTAACTTTAGTTTAGTGTTAATCCATCCCAAAGATAGGATACATTTTTGGACTAAATCAATGAAGACCAATGAGCACGACCGCCCAGACAAGTACTCACTGACAGGAGTGCCCCATCCAACCCCGACCCTCCGTAGACACGCCCATGGTCATTTGTTTCTCCAGTTCCCCTGTGCCAGAAAGTTTTATACTTTTCTGGATCCAttccagttttttttaaatacaaccTCATTTGCTTTAATCTTTTTCTAAATTAAGACGCCCATAGTCCACAAGTAACTAATATAAAGTTAAGATATGTTAAAGTGAATCACTGGATTAAGACTGTCCTGTCTATCAGAGAAGGATGGGTACGACATTTTTAGGCATATAAATAAAATAGTCTGGCTTACAGTTAATCATACAGGTTATTAGAACGAAACTATGGAGATACATTTCATGCATTATCATTCACAACATAACCAACGAACAGTGCAGGTTTAATATTTCGGTTTTCCAGACAGGTGCGCAGAGGAAAGAAAGTGACTTGCTTGCCTTCAGGCTTTCTGGGCTGAGGCTGGGAATGCACGTCTGTAGAGAGACTGGCAGGCTCTGGATTTGAGTTTGGGTGAAGAAGATCACGTTCATCCCCAGTTCGGAGGCGGCTGTTACCGCAGCGAGCAACAGCAAAGAGCGGCTGAGGCTTCGCTCCCCGACCACCAGGGCGCTGCATGCTGTTGACGATGGAGAAACGCGTTCGGAATTCTTTACCGACTCCGTTCGTGAAACAAAGGTCCGAAATACTAGTTTTAAAATATCAGTCATTCTTTACGACGCTAAAATATCATATTTTTTAGCTGAGCTATACGTCGCCTTTAGCCGACGTGAGAGAGTTTGAAAGCGTTTCCGGCATCCGTCGCGCGTATGTGTCCGTGTAACGGAGTCCGTGCGCAAACAAGGTGTACGGGGCTGTACGGTTCCGCCCCGCAGACTGACTGAAGGGGTTGAAGTGGATCACTGTCCCGTTATTTTCCCGTTGGGCGACTCGATGGTGTTCGAAAACCTCCGTCGTGTTTATGGGCGTACGAGGTGGAAAGAAAAGCGCAGAAATTTGTCGGCTGTTCAGATTTCATTTTAGCCCCGACACCACTTCCGTAACCGCCGGTGGAAACCACATCAGCTGTTGTCGCCAAGATGGCGGACCGCTGCGCCGTACTGGAGGGTCCCCTGGACAGCGATCCCACCGAGGACCAAGTGAGAGCCGTTTTCCGGCGTTGCAGAGGACGACCGAGGCTCACGGACTCCGACCGAGCCCAGAGACGACTCGAGTCCAGGAAGAAGTACGACGTGAGGCGGGTCTACTTGGGAGAATCGCACAAGCTTTGGAGTGAGCTCCGCAGGCGAACGACTTTGAGTGATGCCGGGCTAGCGGAGTACTTAATCCTGCTGAATTCTACCTACGGGGAGAAATACCAGCAAAAGCATTGCGGGTAAGTCCAAAGCCTCATCCAGACGTCTAGACGGCGCTGGGCGAGACGGCGGTGTTCATTTTGGTGTGCGTGGCGGCCACCGCTTCTTGGGACTTTGCTGTAAAGATGTCGTGTCTTTCTAAGGATGCTGCCCGGTCTGCATCCAGATAATCTctttgtgtgttttgtatatacTCTATTTCTCTGCCAGAAAGAAGACTGCACCAGAAGTTTCAGTGAAACAGAAAAAAGGTAAGCAGTCCctgctaataaaaaaaaaaacaaaccaaaaaccatTTGAGGAATCCTGATGGTCTCTATTAGAAGTAACTACATTGCAATAAAATACAATACGAGCAACTTTATTAATCCAGCTAGCAGCTTGttgtacacaaaacacagtaacatgcaaacaaacaaataactcaAACAATAAATAACACCCCAGtgagctaaatgtggaataaaatctacTATAAGATCTTTAAGTAATTAATGTTGATAGGCTAGTTAAACTTGGTAAACACAATAAGATGAACTTGATAAACAATAAAATGATCAGAAataaaaaacataaataaaaaacacTGGAGCGTTTAGTAGTAAAATTGCAGAGGGAAGGTATGATTTAGAATAACGGTTAGTgttacaagcaggtaaaacataacGGCGCCCTGAGAGGAAATTCCCTCGCAAGAACATGTCCGGAAGAAGCCAAAATACTTTCTGCTTTCTGGAAGAGttgttggttgcaaaaagaaTTCAGATGTCTTTGTTTCACTCTGGTCTTAGAACAGATTTTAATAATGCTGTTCAGGCAGATTCTgtctttaatgataataataataatcattatatttatatagcgcttttctagacacccaaagcgctttcaCCACGAGGCTGTGAAACCAGCCTATAAACAAAAAACTCAGAAGACCCTCAATGAAAGATCGATAAAGGCGAGAGAAGATGATGGGACTGACAGAAAAGGAATTTAGTTCACGGAGAAGGTGAATTCTCTGTTGCCCCCGCTTCACAGCAGCCTCAGTGTTCAAATCAAAACTATCAAAACCTTTAAATGTGTTGTTGAtgtttcaagattcaagagattcaagattctttatttgttacatctcattataaaagtataacagagtaaaattcttgagtttcggctcctcaacgctGCAGCAACAGTAGTAACTGaacaataacaaaacaacaaaaaaacagcaacaataatagtgtgtgatgtatgtaaggtgctgtgtgtgtgtgtgtgtgtgtgtaggcccagccccaaTAAATGCGCACACGTCACATGTGTGTGTACTTGTCTGCATATCCATGCATgtctgtgtatgccaagctacctgtgtgtgtgtgtgtgtgtgtgtgtgtgtgtgtgtgtaggcccagccccaaTAAATGCGCACACGTCACATGTGTGTGTACTTGTCTGCATATCCATGCATgtctgtgtatgccaagctacctgtgtgtgtgtgtgtaaaccaatGAGCCGCTGAaaaccacaggtcagtaccagtcagtccggcaccagacttagtgtcttttaattttctttgttcaaaagcctggttgcttggtggaaaaagctgtttccgagcctactggtccgggctttgaggctgcggtaccgcttgcctgacggtagtagctggaacagtccatagttggggtggctggggtctttgataatcctacgggctttactGACACAACGTCTATCGTATATGTCCTGGGTGGAGGGAAACTCGCATCTACTTAcgtcctgggccgtccgcacaaccctctgcagtgatTTGCTGTtctgggcagtacagttcccatgccaggcggtgatgcatccagtcaggatactCTCgggtgtgcctctgtagaaggcacTGGATGCCTCGCGGCACCCATCCCTGCCACTCCAGATTTGGGGATCTGAACCcc
The nucleotide sequence above comes from Lampris incognitus isolate fLamInc1 chromosome 10, fLamInc1.hap2, whole genome shotgun sequence. Encoded proteins:
- the epor gene encoding erythropoietin receptor, whose protein sequence is MTCDHLNRVLVICMLLCAQAAVTVPGAEDFQKKVSLVLHEESENPKCFAEGKTDLTCFWEEDEERAGSVDQYTFTYTYQNENSSRCPVSVLTTVGGKRLYVCQLNQTQLFVQMDIQVHRDSLLIHSRSLLIELAFLLDPPTNVTVKSTDQQGQLKVTWVPPPLKYMIDSMMYEVSYATADSNVGLVEVVHARSELMLRGLQPGTQYNVRVRVKLDGLSYNGYWSTWTDPVSLNTLPADVDPLIVSLTLSSLIFALLSLAMLLSHRRFLTEKIWPAIPNPESKFPGLFTVYGGDFQEWLGQTNGGLWSSPTIFCTEECPSALEVLSEVSLSPLPPFPVLLPKAPRAFAMGVEEEKKDDGRKIEDKTLRRVDSALLDRWREMPHDHWLMDQLRALNQHPVPCSQSSLLESQDAYVTLSGNNHGGDEHLDDILEETLPLEILFASRGKLSSESHSDLGSLQQSSGSGRLSSQSSFEYPNHTWPPKGPGYTYMAVADSGVSMDYSPMSSSRIEDIGKVVIYANEYKNEIPAHRRPLLTRQHHVDYGC
- the swsap1 gene encoding ATPase SWSAP1 yields the protein MTDILKLVFRTFVSRTESVKNSERVSPSSTACSALVVGERSLSRSLLLLAAVTAASELGMNVIFFTQTQIQSLPVSLQTCIPSLSPESLKKIKFSYPKTMVELRHQVASLHESPNTSPTPPSLIIVDRLEGYLRGPGEGCSCSRFHQGEQSCIAHVSALLHDTAAFLTQDLVRKASGLAPCRVIAAFQPDFGVAQTVREPSAQDPILAVLDRYFQVRCTLDRDESYRAAATGLQEVWHVYLSGTGITEATCTKDCKDKLPSVAQEWQLNILQNGLLEFTLV